The following DNA comes from Thunnus thynnus chromosome 3, fThuThy2.1, whole genome shotgun sequence.
CATGGTGCTCTTTACTCATGGTGATCTTCTTAAAGATACCACTATTGAGGGGTTCTTGGGTGAAAGCTCAGACCTGCAGGAACTTGTAGCCAGATGTAACGGCCAGTACCATGTCTTCAATAATGATCTGAAGGATGGTGCTCAGGTCATTGAGCTGCTCCACAAGATCAGAAATATAGTCCAGAAGAACGGAGGAAGCCACTACACCAACGAGATGTTCCAAGAGGCCGAGAGGATAATCGAAGAGGAGAAGCAACGCATCCTCAAAGAGAAGGAAGAACAAATACGCAGAGAACAAGAGGAACTGGAGAGGAAACTacaggaaaaatatgaaaaacagctGAGGAAAATGAATGCCCAACTCCAggctgacagagagagggagaagaaagagagagaggaggagaggaagagggagaaggaggagatgaatgaggaaaggaagagagagagggaggagagagaggcagagagaaagagagagagagaggagaaagaaagggagatgAAAAGACTAAAGGAAGAGCttgaaagaaaagttaaagaggaaagagaaagggtGCAGAACAGACATGAGAATGAGGCCAGAAAGAAAGCTGAGGAGTTTAATCCACTATTTCCTGTGGTAATAGTTGGTGATCTAGTGGTTGGTGCTGGTCAACTAGCCGTTGATGCT
Coding sequences within:
- the LOC137179629 gene encoding GTPase IMAP family member 9-like, with translation MASNLGPIRRNDTELRIVMLGKTGNGKSATGNTILGRRCFDSKFSAKSMTVYCSKGEAVVHGQQVAVIDTPGLFDTRFGMDKTSKDISQCISFAAPGPHVFLVVIRLGRYTDEEKQTVQKMQEIFGQAADRYSMVLFTHGDLLKDTTIEGFLGESSDLQELVARCNGQYHVFNNDLKDGAQVIELLHKIRNIVQKNGGSHYTNEMFQEAERIIEEEKQRILKEKEEQIRREQEELERKLQEKYEKQLRKMNAQLQADREREKKEREEERKREKEEMNEERKREREEREAERKREREEKEREMKRLKEELERKVKEERERVQNRHENEARKKAEEFNPLFPVVIVGDLVVGAGQLAVDAGRKTVRSIEQLGMSIKGWFS